A stretch of DNA from Methanofollis sp.:
GGCGCCGTTCGGGCCGAGGAAGCCGAAGACCTCCCCTTTCTCCACGGAGAAGGTGATCCCTTTCAGGACCTCCCTCTCGTTGAAGGTCTTTTTAAGATTTTTTACGTCAATGATGCTCATGTATTGCTCCTTTTATGATGGTGTCTTCAGTCATTGCGATCCATTCTTTCCCCGGGAGATCCTGAGCACGCCCTTTTCCGTCACCATAAGGACGAGGACCCCGGCGATCGCCGCGACAGGGAGGGAGAAGAGGGTGTGCAGCTTCGGGTCGCCTGCCGTTGCCTCGCCGAGGGCGACGAAGATGGCGACCGTCACCGCTCCCGTGGCAACCCCGGCGTACCATGCCCTCCTGACGACCTCTGCCGGGAACCTGGCCATCTCGTCCCTGTACGTCTCTCGCAGGGCCGGGAGGAAGATCCCGATCATGCCGCCGATGACCAGGACCAGGGTGACCGGGCTCGTCTCGTCGACGACGCCGAGCCAGACCAGGGTGAGGCCGAGCCATGCCACGAGGAGGCCGGCGAGACTGACGATGAAACTCTTTCGCGTGAGGGTCATTCGATATCCCCCCGCAGGGAATAATATCCCTGGAAGAGAATGGCAGTTGCCACCATCCAGAGTACGGCGATGTAGAGATTCAGTCCGGGATTGAGCGGGATGAAAGGCGTGATATATGCAAGGACGAGCATGCCTGCAAAGGTGCAGTACCAGGAGTACCTGAATCCCAGGCTGGTGATCTTTTCGGTCCTCTCGTCCTGGTCGGGTTCGTCGCACTTTTTCTGTTTCCAGAAGAGCCCTGCCGCCAGAAATCCTGCGCCGGTGACGAGGATCATCAGCATGGACGGCCACGACTTCTCCGACCCCTGCCAGGTTCCGAGGATCAGGAGTCCGGCTGCCAGGATGATCCCGCCGAAGAGAATGAGAATGCTGGATTTTTTCATTCCACGTCCCCCTTCCTGAAGAGCCACCACTGGAAGACCGTCGCGGAGATCGTCGTAAGCAGGATGGAGGAGAGCATCACGTCCGTCGACGAGAGGGCGAGCACGCCTGTGTTCTCCAGCCAGAAGAGGGCGAAGAGGTACACGAGGGTGAGGAACCAGGCGTACGTGATCCCGTAGGCCCCGATCTTCCTCGTCCTCTCGTCCTGTTCAGGCCCCTTTTCCCCCCGCATTGCTCGTGTGCCGGCAAAGAGGAGGACGATGATCCCGGAGGTGATGAACATGCCTGTCACGGTCTCGTCCTCCCTGCCTGTGACCACCCCGGCGATCCCGAGGAGGAGAAGGAGGACGCCGAAGGCGGTCCAGAGGAGATAGCGCGTTCTGTTCTTCATCTCCATCACCTCAGGTCTCCGCGGCCCGTGCGAGGTGCCAGGAGAAGATCGTCACCGAGAGGGTCATGACAAGGACCGTCGCAAGAATGGCGCCCCTGATATCGAGGGGGATGAGACTCAGTTCGTCGACCCAGAAGAGGGCGCAGAGGAAGAGGAGGGTGACGAACCATGACCTCGCCGCGGCCTTTGTGCCGATGCTCTCCGTCATCTCGTCCGACTCGATCCTGTCGCCGAAGCGGCGGTGCCTGAAAATGCCGAGGGTGACCATCACCGTGCCGAACGCGACGAGGGCCGAGGAGAGGACGGTGTCCGTGCTGGCGATTGTGAGGGCGATGCCGGCCGCGGCCACCAGGGTGCCGGCACATATCTGGAGGAGGTATCGTGTCTTCATGCAGGTGTCTGTGAGAAATATCGCACTTTGTGTTAGATAAAGTTAACTGCGCTCACTCTCTGTGCGGTCCGGACGTGAGGGGATCAGGCCCTATCCCTTTCTTTCTCTCCAGGGGGGGAAAGAAAGGCCGATATTATTATCCGAACGTCGACATCATCTCTCCCCATGGCAGAAATCAAACATCTCGGTGTCTTCTCGGTTGCAAAGGTCTCCGGCATACTCTACCTCATCATCGGGCTGATCGCCGGCCTCTTCGTCGCCCTCCTCTCCCTTCTCAACCTGGCCGCACCCGCCGGTGCCGGCATGGCCACGGCCGGGTTCGGGGGGGCCGCCATCCTGATCATGGCGCTCCTCATCGCCGTCTTCTACGGTGTCCTCGGCTTCGTCTTCGGCGGTCTCTTTGCCTGGCTCTACAATCTCACCGCAGGATGGATCGGCGGGATCGAGATGGAGATCCGGGAGTGAGACTCCCGCCCCCTTTCACCGTCACGTCTCCTCATCGAAGAGGCCGTATTGCCTTTTGAGCACGTCTCTCACCTTGTCCGACTCGATCCATCCCCGGTCGAGTTCGGAGACGATCCTGTCGATCTCGCGCGCGAGTTCGATGATCTTCGGGGATAGCAGCGAGTCCTCAAGTGCGGCAAATCCGATGATCCCCTGGAGAGGGTTCCTGATCTCGTCGTTCAGGACGGCGAACTGCCCCATGTTCTTTTCGATCTGTTGATAGGCCTCCCGCGCCTCCTCCTCCATTCTCTTCCTCTCAGTGATCTCCCGTGCGATGGAGAGAACGACGTCCTGGCCGTCCTGGGTGAAGAGGTGGAGGTTGACCTCGACGGGAACAGCCCGTCCATCCTTGTTGCGGAACGTCCCCTCAAACCTGTTATGGTTGGTGGAGAGGAGGGCCCGGGTAATTTCGCCGACACGCTCCCCTATGTCGGCGTCAACAATGCTCTCCAGGGGCATTCTGAGCAGTTCATCGTAGGGATGCCCGAGCATCGCGACGGCGGCGTCGTTTGCCTCAAGGATCCTGACCTCTCTCTCCGGTGTCGGTATCTCGGTGACGATGATGGCGTCTGTCACATTTTTGAAGAATTCCCTGTACTTTTCCTCGCTCTTTGCCAGGGTGTATTCTGCCTGTTTCCGTGCGGTGATGTCGATGAGGGTGCCGACCACTGCCGGCTTCCCCTCGTAGAGATGGGACGAGCAGAAGACCTCGACGATGATAGGACACCCTACTTTTGTCTTTCCCGGGAGTTCTGCATGGACGGATGCGTCCGGATCCTTCATCAGGAGGATCCACGCCTCCCTGCCCTGCAGGGAGAGGAGAGAACTGAGCCTGATATTTTCAATGAGTTCTTCTCCTCTAAAACCGAAGATCTCGCAGAAGCGTGGGTTGGCCCGTTTCAGGATATCGTCCTGGACCACAAAGACTCCTGCAAGAGATTTCTCGACAGGCTTGCGGTATATCTCCTCTGCTCTCGTTCTCTGGATAGCCGCCCCGATAAGCCGTCCCACTGCAGGGATTGCATCCAGTTCTGCAGGCGACCAGAGGTTTTCTTCGGTGCAGTAGTCCATGCCGATGAATCCCCACCATTGCCTCTCCACAAAGATCGGCGCCGCCACAAGGGAGAGGATCCCCTGCGGCTCAAGATATGCACGTTCGATTGCGGGGAAGGTGCGGACAGGTCCGGCGACGACCCCTCCGGCAGAGAGGACCTCCTGCCAGCGCGGGGCCTCGGTGCGATATGGCAACGCCTGCAGGGCAGGGTTTTCGATCTGCCGCGACGTCCTCTCTCCTGTCCACTCCTGCCACTGGTTCATCAGGACATCGCCGGTGGCCTGGTCGACTGTGTTCTTGAATACATAGACCCTGCTTGCTCCGGTTGCCTCGCCAAGCCGCCTGAGCACGCCCGGTATCTCGTCTTCCCATGCAGAAGCGCCCAGGAACCTTTCCGCGGCATAGTTGACCGCTTCCAGTATCTGTTCTCTCCTTTTCAGTGCCATTTCCGCGGCGTCTCTCGGTGTCCGGCATGTC
This window harbors:
- a CDS encoding PAS domain S-box protein — encoded protein: MPGQREKSLQTSPASAPAYGTCKRVHDQNRGEEKDPDRHYPNRANPESPLMSVTGTENLHTFLRSALKSTLSTLDFSIGWVYLINGEERTVRMICSSGIPAIGLSDVEEIEIDSPFYTAVVSEGRPIFTTDCVRPCPEKVQTLGFASLASIPLCTGDRVIGALNLASTQRHEFTPEERSALITIGKVVGSIIRDMAVENISPDLAGRGPDSEPPEHTSSVGKYRHNQAIPIIRSGCGAAGRSDQGETTAPTCRTPRDAAEMALKRREQILEAVNYAAERFLGASAWEDEIPGVLRRLGEATGASRVYVFKNTVDQATGDVLMNQWQEWTGERTSRQIENPALQALPYRTEAPRWQEVLSAGGVVAGPVRTFPAIERAYLEPQGILSLVAAPIFVERQWWGFIGMDYCTEENLWSPAELDAIPAVGRLIGAAIQRTRAEEIYRKPVEKSLAGVFVVQDDILKRANPRFCEIFGFRGEELIENIRLSSLLSLQGREAWILLMKDPDASVHAELPGKTKVGCPIIVEVFCSSHLYEGKPAVVGTLIDITARKQAEYTLAKSEEKYREFFKNVTDAIIVTEIPTPEREVRILEANDAAVAMLGHPYDELLRMPLESIVDADIGERVGEITRALLSTNHNRFEGTFRNKDGRAVPVEVNLHLFTQDGQDVVLSIAREITERKRMEEEAREAYQQIEKNMGQFAVLNDEIRNPLQGIIGFAALEDSLLSPKIIELAREIDRIVSELDRGWIESDKVRDVLKRQYGLFDEET